In one window of Deinococcus terrestris DNA:
- the rocF gene encoding arginase: MDLSILGIPMDLGAGRRGVDMGPSALRNAHLAGTLRGLGHTVTDLGDVEVPLPETVDKHAEGGLIFLDPIIAACRSAAERVAALPEGTFPVTLGGDHSVSMGTVTGNALRGGSPRRTGLIWVDAHTDYNTPRSSPSGNIHGMPVAHLTGLGDPQLSGLGGGWHLQPEDIVMIGIRSVDAHERELLRGAGIKAYTMKDVDQLGITRIMDETLERLSGTERLHVSFDADALDPSVAPGVGTPVPGGLTYREGHLLMELLSESGRVTSLDIVEVNPVLDTRNQTAEVMVGMAASLLGQRIL, encoded by the coding sequence ATGGACCTGAGCATTCTGGGCATTCCGATGGACCTCGGCGCGGGACGCCGGGGGGTAGACATGGGGCCGTCGGCGCTGCGAAATGCGCACCTCGCGGGCACGCTGCGCGGGCTGGGGCACACGGTGACGGACCTCGGGGACGTGGAAGTACCCCTTCCCGAGACGGTGGACAAGCACGCGGAGGGCGGGCTGATCTTCCTCGACCCCATCATCGCGGCGTGCCGCAGCGCCGCCGAGCGGGTGGCTGCACTGCCGGAGGGCACCTTCCCGGTCACCCTGGGCGGCGACCACTCGGTCAGCATGGGCACGGTGACGGGCAACGCCCTGCGCGGCGGCTCCCCCCGGCGCACCGGGCTGATCTGGGTGGACGCCCACACCGACTACAACACACCCCGGAGCAGTCCCAGCGGCAACATCCACGGGATGCCCGTGGCGCACCTGACCGGGCTGGGCGACCCGCAGCTTTCCGGCCTGGGCGGGGGCTGGCACCTCCAGCCCGAGGACATCGTGATGATCGGCATCCGCAGCGTGGACGCCCACGAGCGCGAGCTGCTGCGCGGAGCCGGAATCAAGGCCTACACCATGAAGGACGTGGACCAGCTCGGCATCACCCGCATCATGGACGAAACGCTGGAGCGGCTCTCGGGGACCGAGCGGCTGCACGTCTCCTTCGACGCGGACGCCCTCGACCCCTCGGTCGCGCCCGGCGTGGGCACCCCGGTCCCCGGCGGCCTGACCTACCGCGAGGGGCACCTGCTGATGGAACTGCTCTCGGAGTCGGGCCGGGTGACCAGCCTCGACATCGTGGAGGTCAACCCGGTCCTCGACACCCGCAACCAGACTGCCGAGGTGATGGTCGGCATGGCCGCCAGCCTGCTGGGACAGCGGATTCTGTAA
- a CDS encoding DUF3248 domain-containing protein, producing the protein MTGGPPSPDPSSPAPLPPELTRQLEALGGQLVWRVGKDEVSDEVVVRLGYASATPRFAHLPRLRSANDAELQAALSENRVVIEWVD; encoded by the coding sequence ATGACCGGCGGCCCTCCCTCCCCTGACCCCTCCTCCCCGGCGCCTCTGCCCCCGGAGTTGACGCGGCAGCTTGAGGCGCTCGGCGGGCAGCTCGTGTGGCGCGTCGGCAAGGACGAGGTCAGCGACGAGGTGGTCGTGCGGCTGGGGTACGCCTCGGCCACGCCCCGCTTCGCGCACCTGCCCCGGCTGCGTAGCGCGAACGACGCCGAGCTTCAGGCCGCGCTGAGCGAGAACCGGGTGGTGATCGAGTGGGTGGACTGA
- a CDS encoding DUF3809 domain-containing protein, with amino-acid sequence MLFEARQAFTLTHPGGEDAALAFVRDAGVSLSRVRFLRDLRADAAGVRGELVVPVPLLGEVDLPFFSTLHPTGDGAELQPQPVTGERAWVEVAGQARVSAAGEMAFDFQFRAHLRLPEAEGWGGAAFEKMVRSAAERTLERLAGELPQGIAAALPEAAR; translated from the coding sequence GTGCTGTTTGAAGCCCGGCAAGCCTTCACGCTGACCCACCCCGGCGGGGAAGACGCCGCGCTCGCCTTCGTGCGCGACGCGGGCGTCTCGCTCTCGCGGGTGCGCTTCCTGCGGGACCTGCGGGCGGACGCGGCGGGGGTGCGCGGCGAACTCGTGGTGCCGGTGCCGCTGCTGGGGGAGGTGGACCTGCCCTTTTTCAGCACCCTGCATCCCACCGGGGACGGGGCGGAGTTGCAGCCCCAGCCCGTCACGGGCGAACGGGCCTGGGTGGAGGTCGCGGGGCAGGCGCGGGTGAGCGCGGCGGGCGAGATGGCCTTCGACTTCCAGTTTCGCGCCCACCTGCGGCTCCCGGAGGCCGAGGGGTGGGGCGGCGCCGCTTTCGAAAAGATGGTGCGCTCGGCGGCAGAGCGCACGCTGGAGCGGCTGGCGGGGGAGTTGCCGCAGGGGATTGCGGCGGCACTTCCGGAAGCGGCCCGGTAG
- a CDS encoding metallophosphoesterase family protein, with amino-acid sequence MPASTPPPPVPPRRVLVLADMVHPFVYREGFARSAPAVDLVLAAGDLPGYYLEFLASVLTVPILYVHGNHGDESVDEGDGPIPPRGVIAAHGRVVTAAGLRVAGWGGVPRYRPGGEGQYSPSQARRGLGWLGWQARRGVDVLLTHAPPLGPHTGSDYAHRGCPEITRFMACRRPRLVVHGHVHEYEGRKPDYVDEASGARVVNAYGYRVLEV; translated from the coding sequence GTGCCCGCCTCCACCCCCCCGCCCCCCGTCCCGCCCCGCCGCGTGCTGGTGCTGGCCGACATGGTGCATCCCTTCGTGTACCGCGAAGGCTTCGCCCGCTCGGCCCCGGCGGTGGACCTCGTGCTCGCGGCGGGCGACCTGCCCGGCTACTACCTGGAGTTTCTGGCGAGCGTGCTGACCGTGCCCATCCTGTATGTCCACGGCAACCACGGCGACGAGTCGGTGGACGAGGGGGACGGCCCCATTCCTCCACGCGGGGTCATCGCCGCGCATGGCCGGGTGGTGACGGCGGCGGGGCTGCGGGTCGCGGGCTGGGGCGGGGTGCCGCGCTACCGGCCCGGCGGCGAAGGGCAGTATTCGCCATCGCAGGCCCGGCGCGGTCTGGGGTGGCTGGGCTGGCAGGCCCGGCGGGGGGTAGACGTGCTGCTCACGCACGCGCCCCCGCTCGGGCCGCACACCGGCAGCGACTACGCCCACCGGGGCTGCCCCGAGATCACCCGCTTCATGGCCTGCCGCCGCCCCCGCCTCGTCGTCCACGGCCACGTCCACGAGTACGAGGGCCGCAAGCCCGACTACGTGGACGAGGCCAGCGGCGCCCGCGTGGTGAACGCCTACGGGTACCGGGTGCTGGAGGTGTGA